In Corynebacterium aquatimens, one genomic interval encodes:
- a CDS encoding IS256 family transposase encodes MTTVSPKKSHDPARVNEISEKLMENPELASLISELSASADDASELVKGLLQASINAGLQAEMDAHLGYSHSDRKTKAQVETTQSSNHRNGSYTKTVNSGYGAVEVTVPRDRAGTFTPRMVPKGARRLTELDDMIISLYAGGMTVRDIQHHLATTLGVDMSPDTISTITDAVLDEVMIWQNRQLDEFYPVIFLDALRVKIRDGHRVVNKACYMAVGVDMDGIKHILGLWIAENEGAAFWASVCADLANRGVQDVFIVCCDGLKGLPEAVEATWPNSLVQTCIVHLIRAANRWVSYQDRKGVSRALREVYTAPNEETARASLDAFEASELGRKYPQSVKVWRDAWERFVPFLQFPPAVRRVLYTTNSIESLNAELRKATRNRGQFPNDTAALKTLWLMICNIEDKRAAQRAKKAKRDVECNGYIEGAKATGWKQAINQLAVAYPDRFADYL; translated from the coding sequence ATGACTACGGTGTCACCGAAGAAAAGCCATGACCCGGCGAGGGTCAACGAGATCAGCGAGAAGCTGATGGAAAATCCTGAGCTCGCCAGCTTGATCAGCGAGCTGTCGGCTTCCGCTGATGATGCCAGCGAGCTGGTCAAAGGCCTGCTGCAGGCATCAATCAACGCTGGTCTGCAGGCGGAGATGGATGCGCACTTGGGCTATAGCCATTCCGACCGCAAGACGAAAGCCCAGGTGGAAACCACACAGAGCAGCAATCACCGCAACGGGTCGTACACCAAAACCGTCAACTCCGGGTACGGCGCGGTGGAAGTGACCGTGCCCAGGGATCGTGCCGGCACGTTTACTCCCCGGATGGTGCCCAAGGGCGCACGCCGACTCACAGAACTCGACGACATGATCATCTCGCTCTACGCCGGCGGGATGACAGTGCGCGATATCCAGCACCACCTCGCGACCACGCTCGGGGTGGATATGAGCCCGGATACGATCAGCACCATTACCGATGCGGTGTTAGACGAGGTCATGATCTGGCAAAACCGCCAGCTCGACGAGTTTTACCCGGTGATCTTCCTCGACGCGCTACGCGTGAAAATCCGCGATGGCCACCGCGTGGTCAACAAAGCCTGCTACATGGCGGTTGGTGTCGACATGGACGGCATCAAGCACATCCTGGGATTGTGGATCGCTGAAAATGAAGGCGCCGCATTCTGGGCATCGGTGTGCGCAGATCTGGCCAACCGCGGGGTCCAGGACGTGTTCATTGTCTGCTGCGACGGGCTTAAAGGCCTGCCGGAAGCCGTGGAGGCAACCTGGCCGAATTCCTTGGTGCAGACCTGTATCGTGCATCTGATTCGGGCTGCGAACCGGTGGGTGTCGTATCAGGACCGCAAGGGAGTTTCCCGGGCGCTGCGTGAGGTCTACACCGCTCCCAATGAGGAGACGGCACGTGCCAGCCTTGATGCTTTCGAGGCCAGTGAACTGGGCCGGAAATACCCGCAGTCGGTCAAAGTCTGGCGCGACGCTTGGGAGCGGTTCGTGCCGTTTCTGCAGTTCCCGCCTGCGGTCAGGCGGGTGCTCTACACCACCAATTCGATCGAGTCGCTGAATGCTGAACTGCGTAAAGCTACCCGTAACAGGGGCCAGTTCCCGAACGATACCGCGGCGCTGAAGACGCTGTGGTTGATGATCTGCAACATCGAGGACAAGCGCGCTGCGCAGCGGGCGAAGAAAGCCAAGCGCGACGTTGAGTGCAACGGCTATATTGAAGGAGCGAAAGCCACCGGGTGGAAACAAGCCATCAACCAACTAGCCGTGGCTTACCCCGACCGATTCGCGGACTACTTGTAA
- a CDS encoding AMP-binding protein, which produces MKKAMLSPTDQAKELLNLAKLVLGRGVVSLEGGPGVFLTGFQDLPRWGLSTAREVHQGARCCPHRNAIIDDDGVITYAQLRDNSRKLAQWLVKYKEEELGGDPSRSELRIGIMARNSRYFLYPLTAKGYAGGAVFLLNVGSSPEQITGCVEENKINIVFADDEFEDRIPSDLGIPVVWAHTSRDHGRTNEAPLTIDKILLSDEELPKLPVFPKHGDLVLMSSGTTGIPKGILRDEPKLPFVVSGLLGAAPWHSNMTLQLSASMFHTWGWSCINVALASRSTIAMMRHFDPEKAFKQLADYKCDGMISSPIFFKQMTALEGNERFDTSNLKFILSAGNALTPQAVADVHERFGPILANIYGSTELSLATAATAEEIAVDPTVAGRVVPGTVLKLYDDEGNEVPKGQIGRIFLNNETAMKGYSNPNTKVDIIDGLIEMGDLGYFDDEDRLHVLGRSDDMIIVGGENVHPQSVVEVLETMPGIGDVHAGGVDDEQWFKRIAVWVVRGDDEHGRALTPESIRTWVKQTLADHSVPRDVNFVDSLPRNATGKVMARFLPPSQRDQGV; this is translated from the coding sequence ATGAAAAAGGCAATGCTGAGTCCAACGGACCAGGCTAAAGAACTTCTTAACCTCGCAAAGTTGGTCCTTGGGCGCGGCGTGGTCAGCTTGGAGGGCGGGCCTGGGGTTTTCCTCACCGGCTTCCAGGACCTGCCACGTTGGGGCCTTTCCACCGCGCGTGAGGTGCACCAAGGCGCACGCTGCTGCCCGCACCGCAACGCGATCATTGATGATGACGGGGTGATCACCTACGCCCAGCTGCGCGATAACTCCCGGAAGCTCGCTCAGTGGTTGGTGAAGTATAAAGAGGAGGAGCTGGGTGGGGATCCGTCGAGAAGCGAGCTGCGCATTGGAATTATGGCGCGCAACTCCCGCTACTTCCTGTACCCGCTGACCGCCAAGGGGTATGCGGGCGGCGCGGTGTTCCTGCTCAACGTGGGGTCCTCGCCCGAGCAGATCACTGGGTGCGTTGAGGAAAACAAAATCAACATTGTGTTTGCGGACGACGAGTTCGAGGATAGGATCCCGTCTGACCTGGGCATTCCCGTGGTGTGGGCGCACACCTCGCGCGATCATGGGCGCACGAACGAAGCTCCGCTGACGATCGACAAGATCCTGCTCTCCGACGAGGAGCTACCGAAGCTCCCCGTGTTCCCTAAACACGGCGACCTGGTGCTGATGTCGTCGGGCACGACGGGGATTCCCAAGGGCATTCTTCGCGACGAGCCGAAGCTGCCGTTCGTGGTGTCGGGCCTTTTGGGCGCTGCGCCGTGGCACTCGAACATGACGCTTCAGCTGTCCGCGTCGATGTTCCACACGTGGGGCTGGAGCTGCATTAACGTGGCGCTCGCGTCGCGCTCAACGATCGCGATGATGCGACACTTCGATCCAGAGAAGGCGTTCAAACAACTCGCCGATTATAAGTGCGACGGCATGATTTCCTCCCCGATCTTCTTCAAACAGATGACGGCGTTGGAGGGCAACGAGCGCTTTGATACCTCCAACCTGAAGTTCATTCTCTCGGCGGGCAACGCGCTGACTCCGCAAGCTGTCGCGGACGTGCATGAGCGTTTCGGCCCGATCCTGGCGAACATCTACGGCTCGACGGAGCTCTCGCTCGCGACGGCAGCGACGGCCGAAGAGATCGCGGTGGACCCGACCGTGGCGGGTCGCGTCGTGCCCGGCACGGTGCTCAAGCTTTACGACGATGAGGGCAACGAAGTGCCCAAGGGCCAAATCGGGCGCATCTTCTTGAACAACGAAACCGCCATGAAGGGCTACTCCAACCCGAACACGAAGGTGGACATCATCGACGGGTTGATTGAGATGGGAGACCTTGGATACTTCGACGATGAAGATCGCCTGCACGTGCTGGGGCGCAGCGACGACATGATCATCGTCGGCGGTGAGAATGTTCACCCGCAGTCCGTGGTGGAGGTCCTAGAAACCATGCCCGGCATCGGGGATGTTCACGCCGGCGGCGTGGACGATGAGCAGTGGTTTAAGCGCATCGCGGTATGGGTCGTGCGCGGCGACGACGAGCACGGTCGCGCGCTCACGCCCGAGTCCATCCGCACCTGGGTAAAGCAGACACTGGCGGATCACTCCGTGCCGCGCGACGTCAACTTTGTGGACTCCCTTCCGCGCAACGCCACCGGCAAGGTCATGGCGCGGTTCTTGCCGCCGAGCCAGCGGGATCAGGGCGTATAG
- a CDS encoding DUF2304 domain-containing protein, translating to MIQVLLLLAALALAGYFFTNRKKANAKAGVKIGFALLVVGAVWAILRPDDLTVVANWLGIGRGTDLMLYVLVIAFFFTTLSTWVRFREQELRYARLARAVALSNAVPPGPPLIDDPSAPLGLNE from the coding sequence GTGATTCAAGTTTTGCTTCTGCTCGCGGCGCTGGCGCTCGCCGGGTACTTCTTTACCAACCGCAAGAAAGCCAATGCAAAAGCGGGCGTCAAGATCGGCTTTGCGCTTCTGGTTGTCGGCGCCGTGTGGGCGATCCTGCGGCCAGACGACCTCACGGTCGTGGCTAACTGGCTCGGCATCGGCCGCGGCACCGACCTGATGCTGTACGTGCTGGTCATCGCGTTCTTCTTCACCACCCTCTCCACATGGGTCCGCTTCCGCGAACAAGAATTGCGGTACGCGCGCCTCGCCCGCGCCGTCGCGCTCAGCAACGCGGTTCCTCCGGGGCCTCCGCTTATCGACGATCCCTCCGCTCCATTAGGGTTGAACGAGTGA
- a CDS encoding GDSL-type esterase/lipase family protein, producing MTIKSRRVAVAVTAILAAIGMAIAPHAEAQRGNMVMFGDSIMNDAPALEVAGARFGVHPNGKADPNRWCPRSNENFGVLTARKLGLQPRDFSCSGAVAISPGPKFQDQVNHALRVRALDKNTRRVLIQAGFNDTYNHAGRDPMAVRRDFVNALRPTIDQIRRAAPNARIQIIGYPSITSRGDICAIHVIPNLADRIPMPQVAAWENLAQWMEVDLARATGVQFVDLKPATRINNMCAPDNARMFAGLIDLTAGPGHMPIHINQRGHEHISNVIARS from the coding sequence ATGACCATTAAATCGCGCCGCGTAGCAGTGGCGGTGACCGCAATCCTTGCTGCTATTGGGATGGCCATTGCGCCACATGCTGAAGCACAACGCGGCAACATGGTGATGTTCGGTGACTCAATCATGAACGATGCCCCCGCGTTGGAAGTTGCTGGCGCGCGTTTCGGCGTTCACCCCAACGGTAAAGCCGACCCTAACCGGTGGTGCCCGCGCAGCAACGAAAACTTTGGTGTCCTCACTGCACGCAAGCTAGGTCTCCAGCCTCGTGATTTCTCATGCTCAGGTGCGGTTGCGATTAGCCCGGGCCCGAAATTCCAAGACCAGGTCAACCACGCACTTCGCGTCCGTGCCCTTGACAAAAATACGCGTCGCGTTTTGATCCAGGCTGGATTCAACGACACTTACAATCACGCTGGCCGTGACCCCATGGCTGTTCGCCGTGACTTTGTAAACGCGTTGCGCCCGACTATCGATCAGATCCGGCGCGCAGCTCCGAACGCCCGAATCCAGATCATTGGCTACCCCTCAATCACGAGCCGCGGCGATATCTGCGCGATCCACGTTATTCCAAACTTGGCGGATCGCATTCCAATGCCTCAGGTCGCGGCATGGGAAAACCTCGCGCAATGGATGGAAGTCGATCTCGCGCGCGCGACGGGAGTTCAGTTCGTTGACCTGAAACCGGCTACCCGAATTAACAACATGTGCGCGCCGGATAACGCCCGGATGTTTGCTGGACTAATCGACTTGACCGCCGGCCCTGGTCACATGCCTATCCACATCAACCAGCGCGGCCACGAGCACATTTCGAATGTGATCGCGCGCTCTTAG
- a CDS encoding DsbA family protein, translating into MSNSEQPSKPASRNAAVDTSNAGTNPFKSPLVWATVLVVGVGSAVGGYVIGFREGEEKATAIHASAAGSADGSAAGSAEAARGGANEGRFEGIARREAGDPYALGEVDAPVVISEFSDFECPYCAKYSVETAPEIVKEYVDKGVVRIEFNDFPAQGPKSLTGARAGRAAAEQGKFFEFAQALHEEAYARGGHPDFEMEDYVAAAQKAGVADLEKFKADAASDKFDAAIDADRSKGMAAGVNGTPAFVIGNQLVAGAQPFDVFKDAIEQELAKAES; encoded by the coding sequence GTGAGCAACTCAGAGCAACCATCGAAACCGGCGTCCCGCAACGCCGCTGTGGATACGAGCAATGCAGGAACGAACCCATTTAAAAGCCCCCTGGTGTGGGCAACCGTGCTGGTCGTGGGCGTGGGCTCCGCCGTCGGCGGCTACGTCATCGGGTTCCGGGAAGGCGAGGAAAAGGCGACGGCGATACACGCCAGTGCGGCTGGCAGTGCTGATGGGAGTGCTGCTGGGAGCGCTGAGGCCGCGAGGGGCGGCGCGAACGAGGGGCGCTTTGAGGGGATTGCCCGTCGTGAAGCCGGCGATCCCTACGCCTTGGGTGAGGTCGACGCGCCGGTGGTGATTTCGGAGTTCTCGGACTTCGAGTGCCCGTACTGCGCGAAGTATTCGGTGGAGACGGCGCCGGAGATCGTGAAGGAGTACGTGGACAAAGGTGTCGTGCGCATCGAGTTCAACGACTTCCCGGCCCAGGGGCCGAAGTCGCTGACGGGAGCGCGGGCGGGACGCGCCGCGGCCGAACAGGGAAAGTTCTTTGAATTCGCGCAGGCCCTGCATGAGGAGGCGTACGCGCGCGGGGGCCACCCCGACTTTGAGATGGAAGACTACGTGGCCGCGGCGCAGAAGGCGGGGGTGGCCGACCTAGAGAAGTTCAAGGCCGACGCCGCGAGCGATAAGTTCGACGCCGCCATCGACGCAGACCGGAGCAAGGGCATGGCGGCGGGGGTCAACGGAACGCCAGCGTTCGTGATTGGGAACCAGCTGGTCGCGGGAGCGCAGCCGTTCGACGTGTTCAAGGACGCGATCGAGCAGGAACTGGCAAAGGCAGAAAGCTAG
- a CDS encoding DUF4442 domain-containing protein, translated as MATPKFLRPENLFSANNLRRFMSYWPPFLGAGVKIREFDDDGTRVLVTHKPNALTRNAKGTAFGGTIMAMTDPFFMLAAMHRLGPEYNVWDTQGTVKFVKPGKGLLTADMRISDELYDEIIAKTADGSKYLHWFDVDVTDEKGDVVAHVSREVYFRRKKKQVLNAR; from the coding sequence ATGGCTACTCCAAAATTCTTGCGTCCCGAAAACCTGTTTTCCGCCAATAACCTGCGCCGTTTCATGAGCTACTGGCCTCCGTTCCTCGGCGCCGGGGTGAAGATCCGCGAGTTCGACGACGATGGAACCCGCGTGCTGGTCACCCACAAGCCGAACGCTTTGACCAGGAACGCGAAGGGCACCGCGTTCGGCGGCACGATCATGGCCATGACGGACCCCTTCTTCATGCTGGCCGCCATGCACCGGCTCGGCCCGGAGTACAACGTGTGGGACACCCAGGGGACGGTCAAGTTTGTCAAGCCCGGCAAGGGCCTGCTTACCGCCGACATGCGCATCTCAGACGAGCTTTATGACGAGATCATCGCGAAAACCGCCGACGGCTCGAAGTACCTCCACTGGTTCGACGTGGACGTCACCGATGAGAAAGGCGACGTTGTGGCCCACGTCAGCCGCGAGGTGTACTTCCGCCGCAAAAAGAAACAAGTCTTAAACGCGCGGTAG
- the istA gene encoding IS21 family transposase, with the protein MVTNYRLIMLALVQGRSWSQITSDLGCSRSSIDKASRVLRSTGMDEDTITALSAQELSELFPDNRRRDSDAFVEPDFAGIAARRRRGERVTLKVEHHKYTRRQAASGQQHYSYRQFCALFENYVDVNDLTALLTHAPGEELCVDWSGETMAVVDPLTGVCARAYVFVASLPHSGLIHASAWPDMRMRSWLCAHRDALDYIGGVPVRIVPDNASTATNQVTRGTTVREVNERYQQFAEFYRCGITPARPGKPRDKAHVEKAVDIVQTWVVEALSGQEFSTFDALNAAIAAQVDWINDREGFRGRNASRRQLFVESEAEALRPLPQQRWSYSTWRKAKAGVNYHVQVEKHFYSVPWSFAGKSVDVQIFDDVVDIFSGGCPILCVRGLGLQVVRESVGVSHG; encoded by the coding sequence GTGGTCACCAATTACAGGCTGATCATGCTGGCGCTTGTGCAAGGCCGCTCGTGGTCGCAGATCACGTCGGATTTGGGGTGTTCGCGCAGCAGTATTGATAAGGCCAGTCGGGTGTTGCGCTCGACTGGGATGGACGAGGACACGATCACCGCGTTGTCGGCGCAGGAGCTTTCGGAGTTGTTTCCGGATAATCGCCGGCGGGATTCAGATGCGTTCGTGGAACCGGATTTCGCAGGCATCGCTGCCCGGCGCCGACGTGGTGAGCGGGTGACGTTGAAGGTGGAACACCATAAATACACCCGGCGTCAGGCTGCTTCTGGTCAGCAGCATTATTCCTACCGGCAGTTCTGCGCGCTGTTTGAAAATTACGTCGATGTCAACGACCTGACTGCGCTTTTGACCCATGCCCCTGGTGAGGAGCTGTGCGTTGATTGGTCTGGGGAAACCATGGCAGTTGTTGACCCGTTGACAGGGGTGTGTGCGCGGGCGTATGTGTTTGTGGCGTCGCTGCCGCATTCGGGGCTTATCCATGCCAGTGCGTGGCCGGATATGCGGATGCGGTCGTGGCTGTGTGCCCACCGCGACGCGTTGGACTATATCGGTGGCGTGCCGGTGCGCATCGTGCCGGATAACGCCTCGACCGCAACCAACCAGGTCACACGTGGCACGACGGTGCGTGAAGTCAATGAGCGCTACCAGCAGTTTGCCGAGTTTTACCGGTGCGGGATCACCCCGGCTAGGCCGGGTAAACCCAGGGATAAGGCCCATGTGGAAAAGGCGGTCGATATCGTCCAGACTTGGGTCGTGGAAGCGTTATCGGGCCAAGAGTTCTCCACGTTCGACGCTCTCAACGCCGCTATTGCGGCGCAGGTCGACTGGATCAACGACCGGGAAGGATTCCGGGGCCGCAACGCAAGCCGCAGGCAATTGTTTGTTGAAAGCGAAGCAGAAGCATTGCGCCCGCTGCCTCAACAGCGCTGGTCGTATTCCACGTGGCGTAAAGCCAAGGCCGGGGTGAACTACCACGTCCAAGTTGAGAAGCATTTCTACTCTGTGCCGTGGAGCTTCGCCGGCAAAAGCGTTGACGTGCAGATCTTCGACGATGTCGTCGACATCTTCAGCGGAGGGTGTCCGATTCTTTGTGTGCGGGGGCTTGGTTTACAAGTAGTCCGCGAATCGGTCGGGGTAAGCCACGGCTAG
- a CDS encoding IS3 family transposase (programmed frameshift) yields MRARSSLSEVQREQLVELFEQGMGCQAAAIALGVSRYAARMLYRRFTLHGKLCLVEKPTKQQYSFEIKKEVVQRHLAGETAMDLAREFGLSSDQLVKGWSWKWRKGGDEALKPKPKGRPRGSVAPKPLSEEEKLRRQIARLEAENAYPKKIAGLEEPGTRLKVQAIVILKSQHRLQYLLDAAGMARSTFFYHQKRLREPDKHAALKDAIRESFERNKHRYGYRRVLLDLRNQGWVVNHKLVYKLMCEMGLRAKVRQRRPYVSYNGTISHIAANTLDRKFTPDKPNAVFVSDVTEFRVAGRKVYLSPVMDLFDRSIVAHTVATSPSTAFTAASLSKAIAACAPEPGWMMHTDQGFQYQHSSWRDLIGDNGGVQSMSRKANCYDNAVMENFFGHLKAEMYHGEVFDTVAEFNQAIDEYIQWYNTERIQQRLKGLTPMQYRNQTLEALTA; encoded by the exons TTGAGAGCACGTAGTTCGCTCAGTGAAGTTCAGCGTGAACAGTTAGTGGAGCTTTTCGAGCAGGGGATGGGTTGCCAGGCCGCTGCCATTGCTCTTGGTGTCTCCAGATACGCCGCCCGTATGCTCTATCGTCGGTTTACGCTGCATGGCAAGCTATGTCTTGTGGAGAAACCGACTAAGCAGCAGTATTCGTTCGAAATCAAGAAGGAAGTTGTCCAACGCCACCTTGCCGGTGAGACGGCGATGGATCTTGCGCGTGAGTTTGGCCTGTCATCAGACCAGCTAGTTAAAGGGTGGTCGTGGAAATGGCGTAAAGGTGGCGATGAGGCGCTAAAACCGAAGCCGAAGGGTAGGCCCAGAGGCTCGGTCGCACCGAAGCCGCTGTCGGAGGAAGAGAAGCTGCGCCGCCAGATCGCACGGTTGGAAGCGGAAAACGCATATC CTAAAAAAATTGCGGGACTTGAGGAACCAGGGACGCGCCTGAAAGTCCAGGCGATTGTCATCCTCAAGTCACAACATCGTCTGCAATACCTTTTGGATGCGGCGGGCATGGCGAGATCGACGTTCTTCTACCACCAGAAACGCCTGCGCGAGCCGGATAAGCACGCTGCGCTCAAAGACGCGATCCGGGAAAGTTTCGAGCGTAATAAGCATCGCTATGGCTACCGACGAGTGCTACTTGACCTGCGCAACCAGGGCTGGGTGGTCAACCACAAGCTCGTCTACAAGCTCATGTGCGAGATGGGGCTTCGAGCCAAGGTCCGCCAGCGCAGGCCATATGTTTCCTACAACGGGACGATCAGCCACATTGCCGCCAACACACTTGACCGCAAGTTCACCCCAGATAAGCCAAATGCCGTCTTTGTCAGCGACGTCACCGAGTTCAGGGTCGCAGGCCGCAAGGTATATCTGTCACCGGTGATGGACCTGTTCGACCGTTCAATCGTTGCCCACACCGTGGCTACATCGCCGTCGACAGCGTTTACCGCCGCTTCTTTATCCAAGGCAATCGCGGCGTGTGCACCTGAACCCGGGTGGATGATGCACACCGATCAAGGCTTCCAGTACCAGCATTCCTCGTGGCGTGACCTGATCGGCGATAACGGTGGTGTTCAGTCGATGTCGCGTAAAGCCAACTGCTACGACAACGCGGTGATGGAGAACTTCTTCGGCCACCTGAAAGCCGAGATGTACCACGGGGAAGTCTTCGACACCGTCGCAGAGTTCAACCAGGCGATCGACGAGTACATCCAGTGGTACAACACCGAACGCATCCAACAACGACTCAAGGGCCTGACCCCGATGCAATATCGGAATCAGACCCTTGAAGCCCTAACCGCCTAG
- a CDS encoding CAP domain-containing protein, with the protein MTFLRRASAATALAVALGGAAVSVPSVSPVFAATTQDSPDDSTVGLPGSGPAGEPTQTPTLTLAEWEKERGPAAEKLVDAKKTAEETQRELDKRKEDLDTAVKNYVNPATEAAKIQTEVDRAVTSLTPEQQEEVKKLTAAVKEAQAAADDARKKRDELAGSVVTLDAARAARESELKTLIDERDNPSTEPFTQDEMRWLSAQATLEMTNAYREKHGLHPLRTHPAYYPKAYNYTEYISKEYAREPHKTPHSTNEQIPKAGENLALRMQATGGDDKTYWANVARSGFNGWKNSPVHNFNLVEETFDAFALEYVRDDRSYYWGTQTFHRDQVAAMSGTFPADGSTKEALKEPKKFYVPRGAMEVLGISNQPPNAIGKVQQGDKPVEEGVVDYSAIIGGKKTMDARSLTVVRGGDPRIDWHKAQSKAAQDARNARIAALEQEIQATNDAIDALPQALEDADAVIANAEQNVADAKKNRDEARLVNVSPELKAKLQAARANESKYRAELDAASAAYAEAARAHAAATVEKNEAQRAYDEIVARKPKTETTATSATATSSTATSTTVPTSVAEPTKDGESSTSETTTTKKSPLDGLSSSKGDKNTPAPQTVTTTVTATPSPSDTPKKENSSRTEDGKLQPIAIAGIVIGVTFIVSTLVTFGLPALRPILERFGIRV; encoded by the coding sequence ATGACTTTCTTGCGCCGCGCTAGTGCCGCCACCGCTCTTGCCGTTGCCCTCGGGGGAGCTGCGGTTTCGGTTCCGTCCGTTTCCCCCGTCTTCGCCGCGACTACCCAGGATAGCCCGGATGATTCAACCGTTGGTCTTCCGGGGAGCGGTCCAGCGGGTGAGCCGACGCAAACACCCACGCTCACCCTCGCAGAGTGGGAGAAGGAGCGCGGCCCGGCTGCAGAGAAACTCGTGGATGCGAAAAAGACGGCCGAGGAAACACAGCGGGAGCTTGACAAACGAAAGGAGGACCTAGACACCGCTGTTAAGAATTATGTCAACCCCGCCACAGAGGCCGCCAAGATTCAAACCGAAGTGGACCGGGCTGTAACCTCGCTGACTCCCGAGCAGCAGGAGGAAGTAAAGAAGCTCACCGCCGCGGTCAAAGAGGCCCAAGCCGCCGCTGACGATGCGCGCAAGAAGCGGGATGAGCTAGCGGGCAGCGTCGTTACGCTCGATGCGGCGCGTGCGGCGCGCGAAAGTGAGCTCAAAACGCTTATCGACGAAAGGGATAACCCCTCTACCGAACCTTTCACCCAGGATGAAATGCGCTGGCTGTCCGCACAGGCAACGCTTGAGATGACCAACGCCTACCGTGAGAAGCACGGACTGCACCCGCTGCGCACCCACCCCGCGTATTACCCCAAGGCGTACAACTACACCGAGTACATCTCTAAGGAATACGCACGGGAACCACATAAAACCCCGCACTCCACCAACGAACAGATCCCCAAGGCCGGGGAGAACCTAGCATTGCGCATGCAGGCCACGGGAGGAGACGACAAAACCTACTGGGCTAACGTGGCACGCAGCGGGTTCAACGGGTGGAAGAACTCTCCTGTCCACAACTTCAACCTGGTGGAGGAAACCTTTGACGCGTTCGCGCTCGAATACGTCCGCGACGATCGTTCATACTACTGGGGGACCCAGACCTTCCACCGCGACCAAGTAGCCGCCATGAGCGGCACCTTCCCCGCGGATGGTTCCACGAAGGAAGCTTTGAAGGAGCCGAAGAAGTTCTACGTTCCTCGCGGCGCCATGGAGGTCTTGGGGATCAGCAACCAGCCGCCGAACGCGATCGGCAAGGTCCAGCAGGGCGACAAACCCGTAGAGGAGGGCGTGGTCGACTACTCCGCGATCATTGGCGGCAAGAAAACGATGGATGCCCGCTCACTGACCGTCGTACGCGGCGGCGACCCGCGCATCGACTGGCACAAGGCGCAAAGCAAGGCGGCACAAGACGCACGCAACGCCCGGATCGCCGCGCTGGAGCAGGAGATTCAGGCCACCAACGACGCAATCGATGCCCTCCCCCAGGCCCTCGAGGATGCCGACGCGGTCATCGCCAACGCTGAGCAAAACGTCGCCGATGCGAAGAAGAATCGTGACGAGGCTCGTCTGGTCAACGTCTCGCCCGAGCTGAAAGCCAAGCTCCAAGCAGCGAGGGCTAACGAGAGCAAGTATCGCGCCGAGCTGGACGCCGCCAGCGCTGCATACGCGGAAGCCGCTCGCGCTCACGCCGCCGCCACCGTGGAAAAGAACGAAGCTCAACGCGCGTACGACGAAATCGTGGCGCGCAAACCTAAAACGGAGACCACAGCCACATCGGCCACAGCCACGTCATCCACGGCAACATCGACCACCGTCCCGACATCGGTGGCTGAGCCTACGAAGGATGGGGAATCGTCGACAAGCGAAACGACGACTACGAAGAAGTCACCTCTCGATGGGCTGTCTTCGTCGAAGGGGGACAAGAATACCCCGGCTCCGCAGACTGTGACCACCACCGTCACCGCGACGCCGTCGCCTTCCGACACCCCGAAGAAGGAGAACAGCAGCCGCACCGAGGATGGCAAACTTCAGCCGATCGCCATCGCGGGGATCGTCATCGGCGTGACGTTCATCGTGTCGACGCTGGTGACCTTCGGCCTGCCAGCGCTGCGACCAATCCTCGAGCGGTTCGGGATCCGCGTGTAG
- a CDS encoding DUF3800 domain-containing protein: MVTRPARTHCAGPSTTDCQPNYPRYPIPAHPVPDTRPTGTKNRTRSRVNSYALNNGDTAKCYLDDHYTAPEGRKEFVEYKATGEFGYRSSKLASIDELEFYDSKEKRGLQAADLCCYIYQRRMHVKAGNEKMLKTQEKMWGAISDIILRGRQRVWP, encoded by the coding sequence ATGGTTACGCGGCCCGCGCGTACACACTGCGCAGGGCCGTCAACCACAGACTGCCAACCTAACTACCCCCGGTACCCGATACCCGCACACCCAGTACCCGATACCCGCCCGACCGGTACTAAAAACCGAACCCGGTCACGGGTCAACAGCTACGCACTGAATAATGGCGATACCGCGAAGTGTTATCTCGATGATCACTACACAGCACCGGAAGGCCGTAAAGAATTTGTCGAGTACAAGGCAACCGGCGAATTTGGTTATCGGAGTTCAAAACTAGCGAGCATCGATGAGCTCGAGTTTTACGATTCGAAGGAGAAGCGCGGACTCCAAGCCGCAGACCTATGTTGTTATATCTACCAGCGACGAATGCATGTCAAGGCGGGGAACGAGAAGATGCTCAAGACGCAAGAGAAAATGTGGGGAGCGATCAGCGACATTATATTGCGCGGAAGGCAACGAGTCTGGCCGTAG